In Chitinophaga oryzae, the sequence ACAGGTATTGCAGATTAACGGGAACGAGCCTACGGAAAGTTTCGCTAACGCCTACTTCCAGCAGGCACTGTCTTTTTACAATGCAGCACAGGTTTACCGGCAGAAAACGGCTGAACCGGCGCAGGCATAATCCGATCATCATTTAATACTACACATCATGCAACAGATACAACCTAAACTCACATTGGTAGGCGCCGGTCCCGGCGATCCGGAATTGATTACCGTAAAAGGCATGAAAGCCATTCAGGAAGCGAAGGTAATCCTCTACGATGCGCTGTCCAGCAACGAACTGCTGGATTATGCCCCTGCCGGTTGCCTCCGCCGTTTCGTAGGAAAACGCGCCGGCATGCATGTGTACACACAGGATGAAATCAACCGCATGATTGTAAAATATGCGCTCAGCTACGGAAGCGTGGTAAGACTTAAAGGCGGCGACTCTTTCGTGTTTGGCCGCGGTCAGGAGGAAATAGCATTTGCACAACAATTTGGCATCACGGCAGAAGTAGTACCGGGTATCTCCAGTGCTATTTCTGTCCCCGGTGTCAATAAAATCCCGGTGACGGCCCGCAACGTCAGCGAAGGCTTCTGGGTAATCACCGGCAATACCCGCAACGGCAACCTCTCCAGGGACCTCCAATATGCCATCCAGGCCAACACCACCGTGGTTATTCTGATGGGAATGAGCAAACTGGCGGAAATAGCTGGTATATTTGCTGAAAGCGGCAGAGGCGATACGCCCGCCGCTATCATCCAGAACGGCACCCTGCCCAATCAACAGATCGGCATGGGCCGCGTGGCCGACCTGCAGGAAATTGCCGCTGCGCAACAGCTCTGCAATCCGGCCATCATCGTTGTAGGGGAGGTAGTACGATTTCATGAAGATTTTACCACCCTGCAATCCAGGGTAGCCGAAGAACTTAAAATCGCTGTATAATGGAAAATCAGTTGTTCCCGGTTTTTTTTAAGCTCAACCGCCTTCACGTCCTCGTGGTAGGCGGTGGCAATATTGGACTGGAGAAAGCGAACGCTATCCTGCAAAACTGCGCGGAAAGCAATATCACCATCGTTTCGCTGGACTTCCTGCCTGAACTGGAAGACATCGCCCGGCAGTTCCCCAACGTGGAACTGGTACGCAAACCCTTTTCCTGCGGCGACCTGCTCGGAAAAGACCTGGTGATCGCCGCTACCAACGACAAAACACTCAATTATACCGTGTGGGAAAAAGCGAAAGGGGCGAAGGTGCTGATCAATGTGGCAGACACCCCCGAGCTGTGCGACTTCTACCTGGGGTCCATCGTACAGAAAGGCAACCTGAAAATTGCCATTTCCACCAACGGGAAATCACCTACCGTGGCCAAACGTCTCAAACAGGTGCTGCAGGAAGCTATCCCTGACGCCCTCGATGAGGTTTTACAAAAACTGCACATCATCCGTGACAAGCTGAAAGGAGATTTCGCCGCCAAAGTAAAACAGCTGAACAATATCACAGACGTGCTGGTAAAGCCGGAAAAAGAAAACGCCTGATTAACCCTTTAACACTTCCAGCAATACCTGCGCCTGGTTGTGGACCGTATCTTTAGCTCCATATAATAAAGTCACCCGGTGATGTTTTGCCCGCTGCCGGATACCTTCCAGTAATTCCTTTTTGTCTTTCAGCTCCGCCAGATAACGGGTACGGAACTCGTCAAATTTCCCGTCCTCATGATGGAACCATTTCCGCAACACATCGCTCGGCGCAATATCTTTCAGCCACTCATCCACATGGGCTTTGTCTTTGGACAACCCCCGCGGCCATAAACGGTCTACCAGGATGCGGTATCCGTCACTTTCGGAAAAATCTTCATATACGCGTTTGGTCTGTATCATAATCTCATAACGGCCGGAAGGGCGGGAAAGTTTTACGTATTATCTTTACCGTTATGCAAAATAATCAGGAAATCATCGATGCTACGGTAGCATATGTAAAAACCTCCCTGGAAGGAGCAGAGGGCGGCCACGACTGGTGGCATATTTACAGGGTATGGCAGCTGTCCCGGCAGATAGCCGCCCGGGAAACGGCAGACCTGCTGGTGGTGGAACTGGGCGCTTTGTTGCATGATATTGCAGATTCCAAATTCCACAATGGCGACGAAAACATCGGTCCCGCCCGTGCCCGCGCTTTTATGGAATCACAGGGCCTGCCGGAGGAAACCATCGCTCACGTGGAAAATATCATCCGGTATATTTCTTTTAAAGGCGGACATAATGACAACGCCTTCCGTTCCCCGGAACTGAGCGTGGTACAGGATGCCGACCGGCTGGATGCTATCGGCGCCATCGGGGTGGCCAGGGCCTTCAACTACGGCGGGTTTAAGAACAGGGCCATCTATGACCCGTCTATTGGACCCAATATGTCTATGACGCGGGAGGAGTATAAAAGCAACGCTTCTCCTACCATCAATCACTTCTACGAGAAACTGCTGCTGCTCAAAGACCGTATGAACACCGCAACCGGCAAGGTGATGGCGGAGGAACGGCACCGGTTTATGGAAGCGTTCCTTGACCAGTTCTATAAAGAGACGCGGCTGTAAGGCAAATATTGTAAACAAAAAAGCATCCCGTTTGATATCATTATCAAACGGGATGCTTTCTTTTATTTATATATATATTTTCACCCTCTGCCCGGATCTTTGCTGATCAGCGAAATCAGCAAAGATCCGGGCCGTCACAGTTCTATTTGTCGAAAAACAATGCTTTCAGTTCGTCAGCATCTTCCGGTTTCATTTTACCACCGAGGATAAGGCGGAGCTGCCGGCGGCGGAGGGCGCCATCATATAATTTTTTTTCCTCTTCTGTGTCGGTCACGATACCGGGCACGGGACGGGAGTTGCCGTTAGGGTCCAGGGCAACGAAGGTCATAAACGCTTCATTGGATTTGTAGCGGTATTGTTGTACCGGGTCTTCTCCCCATACGCGCATGTGTACCTCCATGGAAGTATTGAAGGCGCGGCTTACCTTGGCTTCGATATGTACCACATTCCCCAGCTTAATCGGATTCTCGAAAGAAATATTATCAACGGAGGCGGTGACCACAGGGGCGCTGCAGTGTTTCATACAGGCCAGTGCAGCAGCGATGTCCATCCAGTACATCAGACGGCCTCCCATGAGGTTGCCGAAAGTATTGGTATCGTTGGGCAGAACCAGTTCGGTCATCTGGATGAGCGAATCCTGCGCTCTCTTAGGCGTTAAAGTCATCTTTTTATTTATGTATTTCGGACGCAAATTTACAGTTTCTATTTGTTAGGAACGAAAGTCTCTGTATTAACAATACCTGCTAATGCAGGTTTTTAACAAATAATTTCCCTCACTTGAAAATTCTTTAAAACGCGCTGTGGTTCAATGATAAGAGCTGAACAGAAACCCGCAAAAATTAACAAACAAATAAAGCCACTGCGTAAAAAACTTGGGAGCGAAGCAAATTTGTGTAACTTTGCATGACCTCCGGAAGTAGTTTACTTGACAGGTATAACACCAAACGCAATCTGGCACTTCCCCCATTTAGGTCAAGTATTTTTAGCTGAATTTTAGTTTTTATGGCAAAATATATCTTCGTTACGGGAGGTGTTACTTCCTCTTTGGGTAAAGGAATTATAGCAGCTTCGCTGGCAAAACTATTGCAGGCACGCGGCTTTAGAGTGACTATTCAGAAGTTCGATCCATATATCAACGTGGATCCGGGAACGTTAAACCCTTATGAGCACGGGGAATGTTACGTAACAGAAGATGGCGCGGAAACCGATCTGGACCTCGGACACTATGAGCGTTTCCTGAACACGCCTACATCTCAGGCCAACAACGTTACCACCGGCCGTATTTATCAGACCGTTATCAACAAGGAAAGAGAAGGCGCTTACCTGGGCAAAACCGTGCAGGTGATCCCGCACATCACCGACGAAATCAAACGCCGCATCCTCCTGCTGGGAAAAGACGGTAAATATGATATCGTGATTACCGAGCTGGGTGGCACCGTGGGCGACATTGAATCGCTCCCTTATATTGAGGCGGTACGTCAGTTGCAATGGGAGCTGGGCGAAGAAGATTGCCTGGTGGTACACCTCACCCTCATCCCTTACCTGCGTGCGGCTAAGGAGCTGAAAACCAAGCCTACACAGCATTCTGTGCGCCTGCTGAGCGAATACGGCGTGCATCCGGATATCATCGTTTGCCGTACGGAAGAGCCGATGTACCGCGATCTGAAAAAGAAAATCGCCCTGTTCTGTAATGTACAGGTAGATGCGGTGATTGAAGCGAACGACGTGCCTACCATCTACGAAGTGCCGCTGGAAATGATGCGCGAAAAACTGGATGTTTCCGTGCTGAAGCGCCTGAACCTGCCGGTGGAAAAAGAACCGGAACTCACCAAATGGCGCGAGTTCCTGGATAAACTGAAATATCCGAAATCCAAGGTGACCATCGGTCTGATCGGTAAATACGTAGAGCTGCAGGACGCTTATAAGTCTATTCTCGAATCCTTTATACATGCCGGCTCTCTCAACGAGTGCAAGGTGATCGTACAGAATATTCACTCTGAACATATTACACAGGAAAATGTGTGCGAGAAACTGAAAAACCTCGACGGCCTGCTGGTAGCGCCGGGCTTCGGCCACCGCGGTATCGAAGGTAAAATCGTGGCTATCCAGTATGCCCGCGAAAACAACCTGCCTTTCTTCGGTATCTGCCTCGGTATGCAGATGAGCGTAGTGGAATTCTCCCGCAATGTGCTCGGCTGGAAAGACGCGCACTCCGTGGAAATGAACCCGGACACCTCCCACCCGGTGATCAACCTGATGGAAGAACAGAAAAAAATTACTGCCAAAGGCGGTACCATGCGTCTGGGCGCCTATGCCTGCGACCTGACACCCGGCTCCAAAGCATCTGAAATCTACGGCGGCGCCACGTCTATCAGCGAAAGACACCGTCACCGCTACGAATTCAATAATGAATACCTCGAGGCGATCGAAAAAGCCGGTATGATCCCTTCCGGTAAAAATCCTGAAAGCGGCCTCGTGGAAATGGTCGAGATCCCCGGACACCCCTTCTTCGTGGGCTCCCAGTTCCACCCCGAGTTGAAAAGCACCGTGGAAAGCCCCGCACCGCTCTTTGTATCGTTTATTAAAGCCGCTAAACAATATGCGGAGAATAAAAACGGTAAAACGAAGATGGCAGAGGAAAAGATCGCACAATAATTTAGATATTTAAATATTTTGTTATTTATGAATTTGAAATGCAGCGGATATAGTTATCTGCTGCATTTTTATTAAATCGCAAGGATTTAATAAAAGTCCAAAAGCCCTGAAATCAAAAAATCAAGGGATAACAA encodes:
- a CDS encoding acyl-CoA thioesterase, with translation MTLTPKRAQDSLIQMTELVLPNDTNTFGNLMGGRLMYWMDIAAALACMKHCSAPVVTASVDNISFENPIKLGNVVHIEAKVSRAFNTSMEVHMRVWGEDPVQQYRYKSNEAFMTFVALDPNGNSRPVPGIVTDTEEEKKLYDGALRRRQLRLILGGKMKPEDADELKALFFDK
- a CDS encoding precorrin-2 dehydrogenase/sirohydrochlorin ferrochelatase family protein, with the translated sequence MENQLFPVFFKLNRLHVLVVGGGNIGLEKANAILQNCAESNITIVSLDFLPELEDIARQFPNVELVRKPFSCGDLLGKDLVIAATNDKTLNYTVWEKAKGAKVLINVADTPELCDFYLGSIVQKGNLKIAISTNGKSPTVAKRLKQVLQEAIPDALDEVLQKLHIIRDKLKGDFAAKVKQLNNITDVLVKPEKENA
- the cobA gene encoding uroporphyrinogen-III C-methyltransferase yields the protein MQQIQPKLTLVGAGPGDPELITVKGMKAIQEAKVILYDALSSNELLDYAPAGCLRRFVGKRAGMHVYTQDEINRMIVKYALSYGSVVRLKGGDSFVFGRGQEEIAFAQQFGITAEVVPGISSAISVPGVNKIPVTARNVSEGFWVITGNTRNGNLSRDLQYAIQANTTVVILMGMSKLAEIAGIFAESGRGDTPAAIIQNGTLPNQQIGMGRVADLQEIAAAQQLCNPAIIVVGEVVRFHEDFTTLQSRVAEELKIAV
- a CDS encoding HD domain-containing protein — its product is MQNNQEIIDATVAYVKTSLEGAEGGHDWWHIYRVWQLSRQIAARETADLLVVELGALLHDIADSKFHNGDENIGPARARAFMESQGLPEETIAHVENIIRYISFKGGHNDNAFRSPELSVVQDADRLDAIGAIGVARAFNYGGFKNRAIYDPSIGPNMSMTREEYKSNASPTINHFYEKLLLLKDRMNTATGKVMAEERHRFMEAFLDQFYKETRL
- a CDS encoding DUF488 domain-containing protein; translation: MIQTKRVYEDFSESDGYRILVDRLWPRGLSKDKAHVDEWLKDIAPSDVLRKWFHHEDGKFDEFRTRYLAELKDKKELLEGIRQRAKHHRVTLLYGAKDTVHNQAQVLLEVLKG
- a CDS encoding CTP synthase, whose protein sequence is MAKYIFVTGGVTSSLGKGIIAASLAKLLQARGFRVTIQKFDPYINVDPGTLNPYEHGECYVTEDGAETDLDLGHYERFLNTPTSQANNVTTGRIYQTVINKEREGAYLGKTVQVIPHITDEIKRRILLLGKDGKYDIVITELGGTVGDIESLPYIEAVRQLQWELGEEDCLVVHLTLIPYLRAAKELKTKPTQHSVRLLSEYGVHPDIIVCRTEEPMYRDLKKKIALFCNVQVDAVIEANDVPTIYEVPLEMMREKLDVSVLKRLNLPVEKEPELTKWREFLDKLKYPKSKVTIGLIGKYVELQDAYKSILESFIHAGSLNECKVIVQNIHSEHITQENVCEKLKNLDGLLVAPGFGHRGIEGKIVAIQYARENNLPFFGICLGMQMSVVEFSRNVLGWKDAHSVEMNPDTSHPVINLMEEQKKITAKGGTMRLGAYACDLTPGSKASEIYGGATSISERHRHRYEFNNEYLEAIEKAGMIPSGKNPESGLVEMVEIPGHPFFVGSQFHPELKSTVESPAPLFVSFIKAAKQYAENKNGKTKMAEEKIAQ